From the genome of Ananas comosus cultivar F153 linkage group 16, ASM154086v1, whole genome shotgun sequence, one region includes:
- the LOC109721868 gene encoding persulfide dioxygenase ETHE1 homolog, mitochondrial yields the protein MLPLRIVRCVASTWSPSPPSCSASSPLSPASLLRAAGASRSRFRAMASYSSGSGKPQRLLFRQLFEKESSTYTYLLADLGHPEKPAVLVDPVDKTIDRDLTLIKELGLKLIYAMNTHVHADHVTGTGIIKGKVPGVKSVISKTSSAKADHFVEHGDKICFGDLFLEVRATPGHTLGCVTYVTGDGPDQPNPRMAFTGDALLIRGCGRTDFQGGSSHQLYHSVHSQIFTLPKDTLLYPAHDYKGFSVTTVGEEMLYNPRLTKDEETFKSIMENLNLPYPKMIDVAVPANMACGLQDLPSKV from the exons ATGCTCCCGCTTCGGATCGTCCGCTGCGTCGCCTCTACTTGgtctccctctcctccttcgTGTTCTGCGTCTTCGCCCTTATCGCCCGCTTCGCTTCTTCGCGCCGCGGGAGCTTCGAGGTCGAGGTTTAGGGCAATGGCGTCGTACAGCAGCGGTTCGGGGAAGCCGCAGAGGCTTCTCTTTCGGCAGCTCTTCGAGAAAGAGTCTTCGACGTACACGTACCTCCTCGCCGATCTCGGGCACCCCGAGAAACCCGCCGTG TTAGTTGATCCAGTTGACAAAACAATCGACAGAGATCTAACTCTTATTAAAGAACTCGGGTTGAAGCTCATCTATGCTATGAATACTCATGTGCATGCCGATCATGTCACTGGAACAGGCATTATAAAG GGTAAGGTTCCGGGTGTGAAGTCTGTTATTTCGAAAACTAGTAGCGCCAAAGCAGACCATTTTGTTGAGCATGGTGATAAAATCTGTTTTGGTGATCTTTTTCTGGAG GTGAGAGCTACTCCAGGTCATACTCTGGGCTGTGTGACATATGTAACTGGAGATGGGCCGGATCAGCCTAATCCAAGAATGGCTTTCACTGGCGATGCGCTACTCATACGTGGCTGTGGAAGGACAGATTTCCAG GGAGGAAGCTCGCATCAGCTGTACCATTCAGTGCATTCACAG ATATTCACATTACCAAAGGATACTCTTCTGTATCCTGCTCATGACTATAAGGGCTTCTCA GTTACGACTGTTGGAGAGGAGATGCTCTATAACCCTCGGCTGACAAAGGATGAG GAAACATTCAAAAGCATCATGGAAA ATTTGAACTTGCCTTATCCAAAGATGATAGACGTTGCGGTACCAGCAAATATGGCTTGTGGATTGCAAGATTTACCTTCAAAAGTTTAA
- the LOC109722618 gene encoding 60S ribosomal protein L18a-like protein — MSGGDDAKSRGGAAASDPQPQRAQYGTFQGGVGVPDYSRPAIGFPQPAPPPGVAAPPPAYAVPYYAHGYQAVPVQGYVAVVEGRPLRMPRLPCCGIGIGWFLFIIGFFLAAIPWYVGAFILLCVRVDYREKPGFVACTIAAVLAAIAILLGLTKGTDVW; from the exons atgagCGGAGGAGACGACGCGAAgagccgcggcggcgccgcggcgAGCGATCCCCAGCCCCAGCGCGCCCAGTACGGCACGTTCCAGGGCGGCGTCGGCGTCCCCGACTACTCTCGCCCGGCGATCGGCTTCCCCCAGCCGGCGCCGCCGCCAGGGGTGGCGGCGCCGCCCCCGGCCTACGCCGTGCCGTACTATGCCCATGGGTATCAGGCCGTGCCAG TTCAAGGCTATGTTGCTGTTGTTGAAGGAAGGCCTTTAAGAATGCCCCGTCTTCCCTGTTGTGGCATTGGCATAGGCTGGTTTCT GTTCATCATCGGTTTCTTTCTAGCTGCTATTCCCTGGTATGTTGGAGCCTTCATCCTACTTTGTGTCAGAGTAGATTACAGGGAGAAACCAGGATTTGTTGCTTGCACTATTGCT GCTGTTCTGGCCGCAATTGCGATTCTTCTAGGGCTGACGAAAGGAACAGATGTATGGTGA
- the LOC109722329 gene encoding protein VACUOLELESS1 isoform X2: MSSVSVAAEWEQLHDRFYRKPELYSLQWGGARMDLARHRVACAPFGGPVAAIRDDSKIVQLFAESARRKLLIFSSSGHPLASAAWDRPGGRLVGMAWSDDLLLHCLVQDGSLYRYNIRAELVGPPVSLGKECFEQGVAECVFWGNGVVAITESNQIFCVPDFKNPRPCKLADPGIDEFPLCVAVIEPQYTMSGAVEVLLGVGDYVLAVEEDGVQQLGVGIGPLQRMAVSQNGKYLATFTHDGRLLVIPTDFSRIIFEYTCESALPPEQIAWCGLDSVLLYWDEMLLMVGPHGEPVCYYYDEPIKLIPECDGVRILSNSSMEFLQRVPDSTVSIFGIGSMSPAALLYDALDHFDKRSAKADENLRLIHSSLPEAIEACIDAAGHEFDISRQRTLLRAASYGRAFCSQFPRERFQEMCKVLRVLNAVRNHEIGTPLSIQQYKMLTAPVLIGRLINANQHLLALRISEYLKLNPEVVIMHWACEKITASPAIPDAVLLEQLLDKLKLCKGISYAAIAAHADNSGRRKLAAMLVDHELQPSKQVPLLLSIGEEDTALVKATESGDTDLVYLVLFHIWQTKPALDFFGTINARPLARDLFVTYARSYKHEFLKDFFLSTGRLQDVAFLLLKESWEFEKNPMASRGSPLHGPRIRLIEQAQKLFSETKEHNFEARAAEEQAKLLRLQHELEVSTKQAIFMDSSISDTIRTCIVLGNHRAAMKVKTEFKVSEKRWYWLKAFALATVRDWEGLEKFSKEKRPPGYKPFVEACIEADEKAEALKYIPKLAEPRERSEAYARIGMAKEAADAASQDKDSELFGRLKQTLAQNTATSSIFDTLRDRLSFQGVY; the protein is encoded by the exons ATGTCGTCCGTCTCCGTCGCGGCGGAGTGGGAGCAGCTCCACGACCGCTTCTACCGGAAGCCGGAGCTCTACAGCCTCCAGTGGGGCGGTGCCCGGATGGACCTCGCCCGCCACCGCGTCGCCTGCGCGCCATTCGGCGGCCCCGTGGCCGCCATCCGCGACGACTCCAAGATCGTCCAGCTCTTCGCCGAGTCCGCGCGCCGCAAGCTCCtcatcttctcctcctccggccACCCACTCGCCTCCGCCGCCTGGGACCGCCCCGGCGGCCGCCTCGTCGGCATGGCCTGGTCCGACGacctcctcctccactgcctcgtcCAGGACGGCTCCCTCTACCGCTACAACATCCGCGCCGAGCTCGTCGGCCCCCCAGTCTCCCTCGGCAAGGAGTGCTTCGAGCAGGGCGTCGCCGAATGCGTCTTCTGGGGCAACGGCGTCGTCGCCATCACCGAAAGCAACCAGATCTTCTGCGTCCCCGACTTCAAGAACCCCAGGCCGTGCAAGCTCGCCGACCCCGGGATCGACGAGTTCCCGCTGTGCGTCGCCGTCATCGAGCCCCAGTACACGATGTCCGGCGCTGTGGAGGTGCTCCTGGGGGTCGGGGATTACGTGCTCGCCGTGGAGGAGGACGGGGTGCAGCAGCTCGGGGTCGGGATCGGGCCGCTGCAGAGGATGGCCGTCTCGCAGAACGGCAAGTACCTGGCGACGTTCACGCACGACGGGCGGCTTCTCGTCATCCCCACTGATTTCTCCAGGATCATATTCGAGTACACCTGCGAG TCAGCATTGCCTCCGGAACAAATAGCTTGGTGTGGGCTGGACAGTGTGCTTCTTTACTGGGATGAAATGCTTCTAATGGTTGGTCCCCATGGAGAACCAGTATGCTACTATTACGATGAACCTATAAAACTGATTCCAGAATGTGATGGAGTTAGAATTCTTTCAAATTCAAGCATGGAGTTCCTACAGAGAGTTCCTGATTCTACCGTATCAATTTTCGGTATAGGAAGCATGTCACCGGCAGCTTTGCTGTATGATGCTTTGGATCATTTTGACAAGCGCAGTGCTAAG GCTGATGAGAACTTGCGATTGATTCACTCTTCGCTGCCTGAGGCAATAGAGGCTTGTATAGATGCTGCCGGGCATGAATTTGATATCTCCCGCCAGCGCACACTGCTTAGAGCTGCTAGTTATGGTCGGGCTTTCTGCAG TCAGTTTCCACGTGAGCGGTTTCAAGAAATGTGCAAAGTACTGAGAGTTTTAAATGCTGTTCGCAACCATGAAATCGGTACCCCTCTTAGCATCCAGCAATACAAG atGCTCACTGCACCAGTTCTGATTGGCCGTTTGATTAATGCCAACCAACACCTTTTGGCTCTGCGAATATCCGAGTACCTTAAATTAAACCCG GAGGTTGTTATTATGCATTGGGCTTGTGAGAAGATAACAGCATCACCTGCTATTCCCGATGCCGTCCTTCTTGAACAATTGCTTGACAAG CTCAAGTTATGCAAAGGCATATCCTATGCTGCAATAGCTGCTCATGCTGATAATAGTGGGAGACGAAAGTTAGCTGCAATGCTTGTTGACCATGAGTTGCAACCTTCGAAGCAG GTTCCTTTGCTGTTGAGTATTGGGGAGGAGGATACTGCCCTTGTAAAGGCAACTGAAAGTGGTGATACTGACCTTGTCTATCTTGTTCTTTTCCATATCTGGCAAACG AAACCCGCCCTGGATTTTTTTGGGACAATCAATGCAAGACCTTTGGCTCGTGATTTGTTTGTTACATATGCTAG ATCTTATAAGCATGAATTTCTGAAGGACTTTTTCCTATCAACAGGCCGACTGCAA GATGTagcttttcttttgttaaaaGAGTCGTGGGAATTTGAAAAGAATCCAATGGCGAGCAGAGGATCTCCCCTCCATGGTCCACGTATAAGGCTTATAGAGCAGGCTCAGAAGCTTTTTTCTGAGACCAAGGAACACAACTTTGAAGCAAGAGCTGCTGAAGAGCAAGCAAAATTGCTGAG ATTACAACATGAATTAGAAGTTTCTACAAAGCAGGCTATATTCATGGACTCAAGCATCAGTGATACGATTCGAACTTGCATTGTGCTTGGAAATCATCGAGCTGCAATGAAAGTGAAGACAGAATTCAAG GTTTCCGAGAAGAGGTGGTACTGGCTTAAAGCATTTGCACTGGCTACAGTCAGGGACTGGGAAGGtcttgaaaaattttcaaaagagaAAAGGCCCCCAG GTTATAAGCCATTTGTGGAGGCATGCATTGAAGCTGATGAGAAAGCAGAAGCTCTCAAGTACATCCCGAAGCTTGCGGAACCTCGCGAAAGATCAGAG GCGTACGCACGCATCGGCATGGCCAAGGAAGCTGCAGATGCTGCTTCTCAGGACAAAGATAGCGAACTGTTCGGTCGTCTGAAACAGACTTTGGCGCAGAACACCGCCACTTCCTCCATCTTCGACACACTGCGGGACCGACTCTCTTTCCAAGGAGTATACTGA
- the LOC109722329 gene encoding protein VACUOLELESS1 isoform X1, translating into MSSVSVAAEWEQLHDRFYRKPELYSLQWGGARMDLARHRVACAPFGGPVAAIRDDSKIVQLFAESARRKLLIFSSSGHPLASAAWDRPGGRLVGMAWSDDLLLHCLVQDGSLYRYNIRAELVGPPVSLGKECFEQGVAECVFWGNGVVAITESNQIFCVPDFKNPRPCKLADPGIDEFPLCVAVIEPQYTMSGAVEVLLGVGDYVLAVEEDGVQQLGVGIGPLQRMAVSQNGKYLATFTHDGRLLVIPTDFSRIIFEYTCESALPPEQIAWCGLDSVLLYWDEMLLMVGPHGEPVCYYYDEPIKLIPECDGVRILSNSSMEFLQRVPDSTVSIFGIGSMSPAALLYDALDHFDKRSAKADENLRLIHSSLPEAIEACIDAAGHEFDISRQRTLLRAASYGRAFCSQFPRERFQEMCKVLRVLNAVRNHEIGTPLSIQQYKMLTAPVLIGRLINANQHLLALRISEYLKLNPEVVIMHWACEKITASPAIPDAVLLEQLLDKLKLCKGISYAAIAAHADNSGRRKLAAMLVDHELQPSKQVPLLLSIGEEDTALVKATESGDTDLVYLVLFHIWQTKPALDFFGTINARPLARDLFVTYARSYKHEFLKDFFLSTGRLQDVAFLLLKESWEFEKNPMASRGSPLHGPRIRLIEQAQKLFSETKEHNFEARAAEEQAKLLRLQHELEVSTKQAIFMDSSISDTIRTCIVLGNHRAAMKVKTEFKVSEKRWYWLKAFALATVRDWEGLEKFSKEKRPPGGYKPFVEACIEADEKAEALKYIPKLAEPRERSEAYARIGMAKEAADAASQDKDSELFGRLKQTLAQNTATSSIFDTLRDRLSFQGVY; encoded by the exons ATGTCGTCCGTCTCCGTCGCGGCGGAGTGGGAGCAGCTCCACGACCGCTTCTACCGGAAGCCGGAGCTCTACAGCCTCCAGTGGGGCGGTGCCCGGATGGACCTCGCCCGCCACCGCGTCGCCTGCGCGCCATTCGGCGGCCCCGTGGCCGCCATCCGCGACGACTCCAAGATCGTCCAGCTCTTCGCCGAGTCCGCGCGCCGCAAGCTCCtcatcttctcctcctccggccACCCACTCGCCTCCGCCGCCTGGGACCGCCCCGGCGGCCGCCTCGTCGGCATGGCCTGGTCCGACGacctcctcctccactgcctcgtcCAGGACGGCTCCCTCTACCGCTACAACATCCGCGCCGAGCTCGTCGGCCCCCCAGTCTCCCTCGGCAAGGAGTGCTTCGAGCAGGGCGTCGCCGAATGCGTCTTCTGGGGCAACGGCGTCGTCGCCATCACCGAAAGCAACCAGATCTTCTGCGTCCCCGACTTCAAGAACCCCAGGCCGTGCAAGCTCGCCGACCCCGGGATCGACGAGTTCCCGCTGTGCGTCGCCGTCATCGAGCCCCAGTACACGATGTCCGGCGCTGTGGAGGTGCTCCTGGGGGTCGGGGATTACGTGCTCGCCGTGGAGGAGGACGGGGTGCAGCAGCTCGGGGTCGGGATCGGGCCGCTGCAGAGGATGGCCGTCTCGCAGAACGGCAAGTACCTGGCGACGTTCACGCACGACGGGCGGCTTCTCGTCATCCCCACTGATTTCTCCAGGATCATATTCGAGTACACCTGCGAG TCAGCATTGCCTCCGGAACAAATAGCTTGGTGTGGGCTGGACAGTGTGCTTCTTTACTGGGATGAAATGCTTCTAATGGTTGGTCCCCATGGAGAACCAGTATGCTACTATTACGATGAACCTATAAAACTGATTCCAGAATGTGATGGAGTTAGAATTCTTTCAAATTCAAGCATGGAGTTCCTACAGAGAGTTCCTGATTCTACCGTATCAATTTTCGGTATAGGAAGCATGTCACCGGCAGCTTTGCTGTATGATGCTTTGGATCATTTTGACAAGCGCAGTGCTAAG GCTGATGAGAACTTGCGATTGATTCACTCTTCGCTGCCTGAGGCAATAGAGGCTTGTATAGATGCTGCCGGGCATGAATTTGATATCTCCCGCCAGCGCACACTGCTTAGAGCTGCTAGTTATGGTCGGGCTTTCTGCAG TCAGTTTCCACGTGAGCGGTTTCAAGAAATGTGCAAAGTACTGAGAGTTTTAAATGCTGTTCGCAACCATGAAATCGGTACCCCTCTTAGCATCCAGCAATACAAG atGCTCACTGCACCAGTTCTGATTGGCCGTTTGATTAATGCCAACCAACACCTTTTGGCTCTGCGAATATCCGAGTACCTTAAATTAAACCCG GAGGTTGTTATTATGCATTGGGCTTGTGAGAAGATAACAGCATCACCTGCTATTCCCGATGCCGTCCTTCTTGAACAATTGCTTGACAAG CTCAAGTTATGCAAAGGCATATCCTATGCTGCAATAGCTGCTCATGCTGATAATAGTGGGAGACGAAAGTTAGCTGCAATGCTTGTTGACCATGAGTTGCAACCTTCGAAGCAG GTTCCTTTGCTGTTGAGTATTGGGGAGGAGGATACTGCCCTTGTAAAGGCAACTGAAAGTGGTGATACTGACCTTGTCTATCTTGTTCTTTTCCATATCTGGCAAACG AAACCCGCCCTGGATTTTTTTGGGACAATCAATGCAAGACCTTTGGCTCGTGATTTGTTTGTTACATATGCTAG ATCTTATAAGCATGAATTTCTGAAGGACTTTTTCCTATCAACAGGCCGACTGCAA GATGTagcttttcttttgttaaaaGAGTCGTGGGAATTTGAAAAGAATCCAATGGCGAGCAGAGGATCTCCCCTCCATGGTCCACGTATAAGGCTTATAGAGCAGGCTCAGAAGCTTTTTTCTGAGACCAAGGAACACAACTTTGAAGCAAGAGCTGCTGAAGAGCAAGCAAAATTGCTGAG ATTACAACATGAATTAGAAGTTTCTACAAAGCAGGCTATATTCATGGACTCAAGCATCAGTGATACGATTCGAACTTGCATTGTGCTTGGAAATCATCGAGCTGCAATGAAAGTGAAGACAGAATTCAAG GTTTCCGAGAAGAGGTGGTACTGGCTTAAAGCATTTGCACTGGCTACAGTCAGGGACTGGGAAGGtcttgaaaaattttcaaaagagaAAAGGCCCCCAGGTG GTTATAAGCCATTTGTGGAGGCATGCATTGAAGCTGATGAGAAAGCAGAAGCTCTCAAGTACATCCCGAAGCTTGCGGAACCTCGCGAAAGATCAGAG GCGTACGCACGCATCGGCATGGCCAAGGAAGCTGCAGATGCTGCTTCTCAGGACAAAGATAGCGAACTGTTCGGTCGTCTGAAACAGACTTTGGCGCAGAACACCGCCACTTCCTCCATCTTCGACACACTGCGGGACCGACTCTCTTTCCAAGGAGTATACTGA
- the LOC109721990 gene encoding cytochrome b561 domain-containing protein At2g30890-like, with the protein MLTYGRERMLSTLAGFMALILLAPSADSARTPPRLNQIHKISQPSPSSLKLTPQLSFQIKLHAFLLWASVGFLMPIGILVIRMSNTVQCGRRLKILFYTHVMLQITAVLLATAGAVLSMKNFENSFNNTHQRIGLALYGFILLQPFIGFLRPNRGVRIRSIWYFVHWILGIGICTVGIANVYIGLHTYHERASRSVELWTVLFTVEVSFIAFVYLLQGRWDYVMKQGVNPGDEQIRPTDHVTSPSGSVHKELAVMS; encoded by the exons ATGCTAACATATGGAAGGGAAAGAATGCTTAGTACTTTGGCAGGTTTTATGGCTCTGATTCTTCTTGCACCATCAGCAGACTCTGCAAGAACCCCCCCAAGATTAAATCAAATTCACAAGATCAGCCAACCCAGTCCATCATCATTGAAG CTGACTCCTCAGCTCTCATTCCAAATCAAGCTCCATGCATTCCTCCTCTGGGCTTCAGTAGGTTTCTTGATGCCCATTGGCATACTTGTAATCAGAATGTCGAACACTGTACAATGTGGCAGAAGACTAAAGATCCTCTTCTACACTCATGTTATGTTGCAG ATTACAGCAGTCCTGCTGGCCACCGCGGGAGCCGTTTTATCGATGAAGAACTTCGAGAACTCATTCAACAACACACACCAGAGAATAGGCCTGGCACTCTATGGGTTCATTTTGCTTCAACCATTCATCGGTTTCTTGAGGCCTAACag AGGAGTGAGAATAAGGAGCATATGGTACTTTGTGCATTGGATACTCGGAATCGGTATCTGCACTGTGGGGATAGCAAATGTTTACATTGGTTTGCACACATACCATGAGAGGGCCTCAAGAAGTGTGGAGTTGTGGACTGTTCTATTCACTGTGGAGGTCTCTTTCATTGCTTTTGTGTATCTATTGCAAGGTAGATGGGATTATGTTATGAAGCAGGGAGTTAATCCTGGTGATGAGCAAATTAGACCCACTGATCATGTAACATCACCAAGTGGTAGTGTTCATAAAGAGTTAGCAGTGATGTCCTGa